A single window of Sphingobium sp. SCG-1 DNA harbors:
- a CDS encoding YihY/virulence factor BrkB family protein encodes MLQSDRKGAGATSPRELPGPAWKAILGRVWTNSGRHNLGLMSAGVAFYAFLSFVPLLGALVMSYGLLADPAVVAQHMRTIIELVPKDAAKLIYEQLINLTTAAASKKGLGLIVALLVSIYGATRASGAIITALNVIYEEDDKRGIIKGTFTAFVLIVAAVIIGIVGVLAATMLGYAQSLLSFLGPVGVTLIRIVTWLAAGALCCVTIAGMYRFAPDRSDARWKWLSLGSVIATLLWLAATLGFGIYAAKFGDYDATYGSLGAVVVLLMWLYVSAYAILLGGLINAETERQTARDTTTGPERPMGTRGAVMADMSAASNSKSASAH; translated from the coding sequence GTGCTGCAATCTGATCGCAAGGGAGCAGGCGCAACCAGCCCGCGCGAGTTACCCGGTCCCGCCTGGAAGGCGATATTGGGAAGAGTCTGGACGAACAGCGGCCGGCACAATCTTGGCCTCATGTCGGCTGGCGTCGCTTTCTATGCATTCCTTTCCTTCGTTCCGCTATTGGGCGCGCTGGTAATGAGTTATGGGTTATTGGCCGATCCGGCGGTGGTGGCTCAGCATATGCGCACGATCATCGAACTGGTGCCCAAGGACGCTGCCAAGCTTATCTATGAGCAACTGATTAACCTCACAACGGCGGCAGCGAGCAAGAAGGGCCTGGGGCTGATCGTCGCGTTGCTCGTGTCGATCTATGGCGCGACCCGCGCGTCCGGCGCGATCATCACCGCACTCAATGTCATCTATGAGGAGGACGACAAACGCGGGATCATCAAAGGCACGTTCACGGCCTTTGTGCTCATCGTCGCCGCTGTCATTATTGGGATCGTGGGTGTTCTTGCAGCCACCATGCTCGGCTACGCGCAGTCGCTTCTGAGCTTTCTGGGTCCAGTCGGTGTGACGCTCATTCGTATCGTCACATGGCTTGCCGCTGGCGCGCTTTGCTGCGTGACGATCGCGGGCATGTACCGGTTCGCGCCGGACCGGTCCGATGCCCGCTGGAAGTGGCTGAGCCTTGGGTCGGTAATCGCGACCTTGCTTTGGTTGGCGGCGACATTGGGGTTCGGGATTTATGCCGCGAAGTTTGGCGATTACGACGCGACCTATGGATCGCTGGGCGCGGTCGTGGTGCTGTTGATGTGGCTTTACGTGTCGGCCTACGCGATCCTGCTCGGCGGCCTCATCAACGCCGAAACCGAGCGCCAGACCGCGCGCGACACTACGACCGGGCCGGAGCGACCGATGGGAACACGCGGAGCCGTCATGGCGGATATGAGTGCAGCATCGAACAGCAAATCCGCCTCTGCTCATTAA
- a CDS encoding heparin lyase I family protein has product MTLNLRQQNAGADWNYAQMSGGIRRYELRDGDVIPGERSVGSERSESYDSNHFDVGKTYQATFKFMIEPGATNAAPWLLLSQIASQLDPGEAAHSPPFAMELAGDKLRIVTRDSSAALSTAADVRYVRQYDDSQPMTRGRWYDIKMQFAFGPSGNGMLKVWRDDKLLVNFTGAFGFNDVVGPYFKQGVYRSAAPQTIAIQFKDLAFGAAK; this is encoded by the coding sequence ATGACCCTTAATTTGCGTCAGCAAAATGCGGGGGCAGACTGGAACTATGCACAGATGAGCGGCGGTATCCGCCGCTATGAATTGCGTGATGGTGATGTCATTCCAGGAGAAAGATCCGTGGGGTCCGAAAGATCGGAATCCTATGACTCGAACCATTTCGATGTTGGCAAGACCTATCAGGCGACCTTCAAGTTTATGATTGAGCCGGGGGCCACGAATGCCGCGCCGTGGCTCCTTCTTTCTCAAATTGCTTCTCAGCTCGATCCAGGCGAGGCGGCGCACAGCCCGCCTTTCGCTATGGAATTGGCAGGAGACAAGCTTCGCATCGTGACCAGAGACTCAAGTGCTGCGCTTTCCACAGCTGCCGACGTTCGATATGTCAGGCAGTATGACGACAGCCAGCCCATGACCCGCGGCCGCTGGTACGACATCAAGATGCAATTTGCGTTCGGGCCGTCCGGTAACGGAATGCTCAAAGTGTGGCGAGACGACAAGTTGCTGGTCAACTTCACCGGCGCTTTCGGGTTTAACGACGTGGTCGGACCCTATTTCAAACAGGGCGTTTACCGCAGTGCCGCGCCACAGACCATAGCGATCCAGTTCAAGGATCTCGCCTTTGGAGCCGCAAAATAG
- a CDS encoding translocation/assembly module TamB domain-containing protein: MAEEQTATVARRPAWQRIALWVGGVVLALILLIAVLLVGLNTSPGKRFLVKQIAALQLESGMRIGIGRIDGSIYSDMVIHDLTLRDPKGIFATSPEVRVDWSPFQYIRNHIQVRAVTSPRILILRSPQFNQTPSDPNAPWLPNLDIDIDRLKIDRLELAPPVTGARRIVAISGAAHIADGRAQINADARADSGDRLRASLDAVPDQNRLTMQGRLDAPGNGIVAAMTGIKQPLTMTLDGKGSWQAWNGKLLTTAPQGRLVDISLAARNGTFTAKGPLRPGLVMEGPVERLTSPELALDMTATLAERRMNLRGSLRSSALAANVDGLIDLAKSRFGNLKVNAQLLTPGAIMEKVRGRDVRAAVVLDGPFATPFIDYDVTAAQLAFDATGIEGLRASGRAVIDADRIRIPLTAQARRVTGLNAAAGGLLQNLRLKGDFAYASGKLISDNLKIDSDKVDATAIVLADLPNAIYRGALKGRVNDYRIDGVGIVNLTTDVELVPGAKGGFGLSGRFGVRTARLDNASVRDFLGGNALITGRIGMTPEGTFTLAQLKGAAPSFTILSGSGRYATNGAVSFDAAATSRQYGPLALSVRGTLDRPQAVLRAARPNVGVQLNNVVAKLNGEAAGYRLEATGGSPYGPFFANVLIRTARGPLTIDISKARFAGVDFAGTLRQSAQGPFTGRLSMNGSGIAGAVLLANAGGVQGVDVSATASNAKLPGDLNIVIGRAIVNASIMLYETPQVVADVQLANTAYGEYVVRQARGKVNYRGGRGTAQLVANGTSGVPFNIAMNAALRPNLYAVALKGRADRVDFRLAKPAIIRADRNGYRLEPATLVLPQGSINFAGKFGDETTLQARFKDFDLAIANIFTPGLGVGGTATGTLDYVQRGAAFPTATTRVSVANFTRSSLSAVSEPVAIAMEGKLQNGNGDLRALIRKNGTSVGRAIVTLRGAGGGSWTNQLMQGALGGGIRYNGPADVLFSFAGQPDQQLTGGIALAADFSGQANDPRFNGLVRANALTYENETFGTKVTSMQLDGRFTRDLLEIRRFNGRAGDGSVQASGRVSLSAASGFPMDIRVVLDRARLARSDALGTVVSGNLAITNSPANGALVAGDLRLPELRYQIIRQGGAQIRELTGVRRKGEALTPVNAVSTGAPPSLFKLNIRVRADNQIFVSGMGLESEWKTDLRITGTTAAPKIAGGLDVIRGTYSFSGKRFELTKGSIRFNGSDPYNPSIVISASTSVEGVTAILNVTGTAQRPEIAFTSTPNLPQDEVLSRILFGSNVSNLSATQAIQLAAALNSLRGSGGGLNPLGKLQGASGIDRLRILGADNATGRGTALAAGQYLTNNVYVEIITDARGFTATQLEVALSKALSVLSQTGGATGTSVNVRYSKDY, from the coding sequence ATGGCCGAGGAGCAAACCGCCACAGTCGCCCGTCGCCCGGCATGGCAGCGCATAGCCCTCTGGGTGGGCGGAGTCGTCCTCGCGCTGATCCTGCTGATCGCGGTTCTACTCGTCGGCCTCAACACCTCACCGGGCAAGCGCTTCCTGGTCAAGCAGATCGCGGCGCTGCAACTCGAATCCGGTATGCGGATCGGGATCGGGCGGATCGATGGGTCGATCTACAGCGATATGGTCATTCACGACCTTACGCTGCGTGATCCCAAGGGCATCTTTGCGACAAGTCCGGAGGTGCGCGTCGACTGGTCTCCATTTCAGTATATTCGCAACCATATTCAGGTGCGCGCCGTCACGTCGCCGCGCATCCTCATCCTGCGTAGCCCGCAATTCAATCAGACGCCGTCCGATCCGAACGCGCCTTGGTTGCCAAATCTGGATATCGACATCGATCGATTGAAGATCGACCGCCTTGAACTTGCGCCGCCTGTCACCGGGGCACGGCGGATCGTCGCGATATCGGGCGCTGCTCATATTGCAGATGGCCGAGCACAGATAAACGCCGATGCGCGCGCCGACAGTGGCGATCGCTTGCGGGCTTCGCTCGACGCAGTGCCTGACCAGAACCGGCTGACGATGCAGGGGCGGCTGGATGCGCCCGGCAACGGCATTGTCGCTGCTATGACTGGCATCAAGCAGCCGCTGACGATGACGCTTGATGGCAAAGGAAGCTGGCAGGCGTGGAATGGCAAGCTGCTGACCACGGCGCCGCAGGGCCGCTTGGTCGACATCTCGCTGGCGGCACGCAACGGCACGTTCACCGCCAAAGGTCCGCTGCGTCCCGGATTGGTTATGGAAGGGCCGGTTGAGCGCCTGACGTCACCTGAACTTGCGCTCGACATGACAGCGACGTTGGCGGAGCGCCGCATGAACCTGCGCGGAAGCCTTCGGTCTTCGGCTTTGGCAGCGAATGTGGACGGATTGATCGACCTCGCGAAAAGCCGCTTCGGTAATTTGAAGGTCAACGCACAGTTGCTGACGCCCGGCGCGATCATGGAGAAAGTGCGTGGCCGCGATGTGCGCGCGGCGGTCGTGCTCGACGGCCCATTCGCAACACCCTTCATCGATTACGATGTGACTGCCGCGCAACTGGCGTTCGATGCGACGGGTATCGAGGGTCTGCGCGCCAGCGGGCGCGCGGTGATAGACGCCGATCGCATCCGTATTCCGCTTACTGCGCAGGCGCGGCGGGTGACTGGCCTTAACGCGGCGGCGGGCGGGTTGCTCCAGAATCTCCGCCTCAAGGGGGATTTCGCCTATGCTTCGGGCAAGCTCATCAGCGATAATCTCAAGATCGACAGCGACAAGGTGGACGCAACTGCCATCGTACTGGCCGACTTGCCGAACGCGATCTACCGGGGCGCGCTTAAAGGGCGCGTCAATGACTATCGCATAGATGGCGTGGGCATCGTCAACCTGACGACCGATGTCGAACTGGTGCCGGGCGCGAAGGGCGGCTTCGGCTTGTCGGGTCGCTTCGGTGTGCGTACCGCGCGCCTCGACAACGCAAGTGTGCGTGATTTCCTTGGCGGCAATGCATTAATTACCGGGCGGATCGGCATGACGCCCGAAGGCACGTTCACGCTGGCGCAGTTGAAGGGTGCTGCGCCAAGCTTCACGATATTATCGGGGTCGGGCCGTTACGCGACTAACGGCGCGGTATCCTTCGATGCAGCCGCAACGTCGCGTCAATATGGGCCTCTCGCGCTTTCGGTCCGGGGAACGCTTGATCGGCCGCAGGCGGTGCTGCGAGCGGCGCGGCCCAATGTGGGCGTGCAACTGAACAATGTCGTCGCAAAACTGAATGGCGAGGCCGCAGGCTATCGTCTGGAGGCAACCGGCGGCTCGCCCTATGGTCCGTTCTTCGCGAATGTCTTGATCCGCACCGCGCGTGGGCCATTGACCATCGACATTTCGAAAGCGCGGTTTGCGGGTGTCGACTTCGCCGGAACCTTACGGCAGAGCGCCCAGGGTCCGTTCACGGGCCGACTGAGCATGAATGGATCGGGCATAGCGGGCGCTGTCCTGCTGGCCAATGCCGGCGGTGTGCAGGGCGTGGATGTCAGCGCCACTGCCAGTAACGCAAAACTGCCCGGCGACCTCAACATCGTCATCGGTCGCGCCATCGTGAATGCGTCGATCATGCTCTACGAAACGCCGCAAGTGGTTGCCGACGTGCAGTTGGCCAACACCGCTTATGGCGAATATGTCGTGCGGCAGGCGCGGGGCAAGGTGAATTACCGTGGTGGTCGCGGGACGGCACAACTGGTCGCCAATGGCACCAGCGGCGTGCCTTTCAACATCGCCATGAACGCGGCGTTGCGGCCCAACCTCTATGCCGTTGCGCTGAAAGGTCGCGCAGACCGCGTGGATTTCAGGCTCGCAAAGCCTGCGATCATCCGCGCCGATCGCAATGGCTACCGTCTTGAACCCGCGACCCTCGTCTTGCCTCAAGGGTCCATCAACTTCGCAGGCAAATTTGGCGACGAGACGACGCTACAAGCGCGGTTCAAGGACTTCGACCTTGCCATCGCCAACATCTTCACGCCGGGTTTGGGCGTGGGAGGAACAGCGACCGGAACACTCGACTATGTGCAGCGAGGCGCGGCATTCCCGACTGCTACGACGCGGGTGTCTGTTGCCAACTTCACGCGCAGCAGCTTGTCCGCTGTGTCCGAGCCCGTAGCGATCGCGATGGAAGGTAAACTCCAGAACGGTAACGGTGATTTGCGCGCGCTCATCCGCAAAAATGGCACATCGGTAGGTCGCGCCATCGTGACACTGCGCGGTGCAGGCGGCGGAAGCTGGACGAACCAGTTGATGCAGGGTGCACTGGGTGGAGGCATCCGTTACAACGGGCCTGCCGATGTGCTGTTCTCCTTTGCAGGACAGCCCGACCAGCAATTGACCGGCGGCATAGCGCTGGCGGCAGACTTCAGCGGACAAGCCAATGACCCGAGGTTCAATGGCCTGGTCCGCGCCAATGCGCTGACGTATGAGAACGAGACGTTCGGCACCAAGGTTACAAGCATGCAGTTGGATGGCCGCTTCACACGCGATCTGCTTGAAATCCGCCGCTTCAATGGCCGCGCAGGCGATGGCAGTGTGCAGGCTTCCGGGCGCGTCAGCCTGTCAGCCGCCAGCGGATTTCCGATGGATATTCGGGTCGTGCTCGACCGTGCACGACTGGCGCGCAGCGATGCACTTGGAACTGTCGTATCGGGCAATCTCGCGATCACCAATTCTCCCGCCAATGGAGCGCTCGTCGCGGGTGACTTGCGCTTGCCGGAGTTGCGCTACCAGATCATCCGGCAGGGTGGCGCACAGATCCGCGAACTGACCGGTGTGAGGCGAAAAGGCGAAGCCCTCACTCCGGTGAACGCTGTCAGCACCGGCGCGCCGCCCAGCTTGTTCAAACTCAACATTCGCGTGCGCGCCGACAATCAGATTTTCGTAAGCGGCATGGGTCTGGAATCGGAGTGGAAAACCGACTTGCGGATTACCGGCACCACCGCCGCGCCAAAGATCGCGGGTGGACTGGATGTCATTCGGGGCACTTACAGTTTCTCGGGCAAGCGCTTCGAATTGACGAAGGGGAGCATCCGCTTCAACGGCAGCGATCCCTATAATCCGTCTATCGTGATATCGGCCAGCACCTCGGTGGAGGGCGTGACGGCGATATTGAATGTCACCGGCACGGCGCAACGACCGGAAATCGCCTTCACCTCCACGCCGAACCTGCCGCAGGATGAAGTCTTGTCTCGTATCCTGTTCGGCAGCAACGTCTCGAACCTGTCGGCAACGCAGGCGATCCAGTTGGCCGCTGCGCTGAACAGCCTGCGCGGGAGCGGTGGAGGGCTGAATCCGCTCGGCAAGCTTCAGGGCGCGTCCGGTATCGATCGCCTGCGCATATTGGGTGCGGACAATGCAACAGGGCGTGGCACAGCCCTTGCGGCGGGCCAGTACCTCACGAACAATGTCTATGTTGAGATTATCACCGACGCGCGCGGCTTCACTGCGACTCAGTTGGAGGTCGCACTTTCGAAGGCCCTGAGCGTGCTGTCCCAGACCGGGGGCGCGACGGGGACATCCGTTAACGTACGATATTCCAAAGATTACTAA
- a CDS encoding spermidine synthase — MIPRILIDTAEIPGTAAEGGEQLKLFQRGEEFSIMLGSNELMNSRLSGSEEALAAMAHARVGGRPAASILIGGLGMGFTLRAALRLFLEDARIVVAELVPAVVTWARGPLAPIFADSLADPRVSIVERDVGDLIAEADRRHDAILLDVDNGPDGLTRASNDRLYSARGLGAVRKALRPGGVLLVWSSGLDAAFTRRLRDAGFVVEEHVVRAARSGKGARHVIWIAKAPA, encoded by the coding sequence ATGATACCCAGGATATTGATCGACACCGCAGAGATTCCCGGCACCGCTGCCGAAGGCGGAGAGCAGCTTAAATTGTTCCAGCGTGGCGAGGAGTTCTCGATCATGCTGGGCAGCAATGAGTTGATGAACAGTCGGCTCAGCGGATCGGAGGAAGCTTTGGCCGCTATGGCCCATGCGCGCGTGGGCGGACGGCCTGCGGCATCGATCCTGATTGGGGGCTTAGGGATGGGGTTTACGCTTCGCGCTGCCCTGCGGCTGTTCCTAGAAGATGCACGCATTGTCGTAGCCGAACTCGTTCCTGCGGTCGTGACTTGGGCGCGTGGTCCGTTGGCGCCGATATTCGCCGACAGCCTCGCCGATCCTCGCGTTAGCATTGTAGAGCGCGATGTCGGCGACCTTATTGCTGAAGCGGATCGCCGACACGACGCGATCCTGCTGGACGTGGATAATGGTCCGGACGGGCTGACGCGGGCGAGTAATGACAGGCTCTACAGCGCGCGCGGCCTCGGCGCGGTTCGCAAAGCATTGCGTCCGGGAGGCGTGTTGCTGGTGTGGTCGTCAGGCCTAGACGCTGCCTTCACACGCCGCCTGCGAGATGCCGGTTTTGTGGTGGAAGAGCACGTCGTTCGCGCAGCCCGGAGTGGGAAGGGCGCGCGGCATGTCATCTGGATCGCCAAAGCGCCAGCCTAG
- a CDS encoding autotransporter assembly complex protein TamA, whose translation MQLRVTGLKIWALAASVSIAAIASAQEQPAPATPPADVIIDDQSFNAQLPPLGEDLNAPLPSIDTYLDNDAATAPSAVTQLPPAQDPKTEAELAQPLVPLNNVDVQPVEVARDDDAQKPAEVRYSFTVQGLDEVGLDDRFKELSALQDGKGKADTAAMIQARAREDEALAVRLLKSEGYYDATALASLDRGSGENAGLVAVLTVTPGKQYKLGEIVVTAPPTTPPDLIRKNLPLNTGDPIISERIEAAEANVALELPRNGYPFVDIGQRDIVLDGASVTGDYTLPVETGPRSRFRGITTSGKPAFGADHIAVLARFDRDDLYDSRQVDDLRRALTATSLFSSVSVEPVRTGEIAADGTEYVDMQVEQDAGPARTLAGDAGYGTGQGFRAEATWTHRNLFPPEGALILNAVGGTQEQGVGATFRRSNAGRRDRTVQASISANHQDYAAYEAFTATLAGSISRVSTPIFQKRWTWSYGFEVLASNEKTLNLATGDSSRLTYFIGALPGQLGYDLSDDLLNPTKGMRATIRVSPEASLQGNVSPYVRASFDLSGYYPVSDSLVIAARTRLGTISGTSLDNVAPSRRIYAGGGGSVRGFGFQELGPKDANNDPVGGRSVNEFAVEARYRFGNFGIVPFLDAGQVYNGSIPKFSDIRFGAGIGGRFYTNFGPFRADVAMPLNRQPGESKVAVYIGIGQAF comes from the coding sequence ATGCAGTTGCGCGTAACGGGATTGAAGATCTGGGCCTTGGCGGCTTCGGTAAGCATTGCTGCGATCGCTAGTGCTCAGGAACAACCTGCGCCCGCTACGCCGCCCGCCGACGTTATCATCGACGATCAGTCCTTCAACGCGCAGCTGCCCCCGCTCGGCGAGGATTTGAACGCGCCATTACCGAGCATCGACACTTATCTGGATAATGATGCGGCGACCGCACCGAGCGCAGTGACGCAATTGCCTCCTGCACAAGATCCTAAGACAGAGGCGGAACTCGCGCAGCCTCTGGTTCCGCTGAACAATGTCGACGTGCAACCTGTGGAAGTCGCCCGCGACGACGATGCACAAAAACCTGCTGAAGTGCGTTACAGCTTCACGGTGCAGGGACTTGACGAGGTCGGCCTGGACGACCGCTTCAAGGAACTATCCGCTTTGCAGGACGGCAAGGGCAAGGCGGATACTGCCGCCATGATCCAGGCGCGAGCGAGGGAGGACGAGGCTCTCGCCGTCCGCCTGCTGAAGTCTGAAGGTTATTACGATGCCACCGCCCTTGCCTCACTGGATAGGGGTTCGGGTGAGAATGCGGGACTGGTGGCCGTCCTGACCGTCACGCCGGGCAAACAGTATAAGCTGGGCGAGATTGTGGTGACTGCGCCGCCAACCACGCCCCCCGATCTCATCCGCAAGAACCTGCCGCTGAATACCGGCGACCCCATCATCTCGGAACGTATCGAGGCGGCGGAGGCCAATGTGGCGCTGGAACTGCCGCGCAATGGCTATCCGTTTGTCGACATCGGTCAGCGCGACATCGTGCTGGACGGCGCCAGTGTGACGGGTGACTATACCCTTCCGGTCGAGACCGGACCGCGCAGCCGGTTTCGGGGCATAACGACCAGCGGCAAGCCGGCGTTTGGCGCCGATCATATCGCGGTGCTGGCGCGCTTCGACCGTGATGACCTTTACGATAGCCGCCAGGTCGATGATTTGCGTCGCGCGCTCACCGCGACGAGCCTTTTCTCCAGCGTGTCGGTAGAACCGGTGCGCACTGGCGAGATCGCAGCCGACGGCACTGAATATGTCGATATGCAGGTGGAGCAGGACGCCGGACCGGCGCGGACGCTTGCCGGCGATGCCGGGTACGGGACGGGTCAGGGTTTCCGCGCCGAAGCGACATGGACGCATCGCAACCTGTTTCCGCCCGAAGGCGCGCTCATCCTGAACGCCGTTGGCGGCACGCAGGAGCAAGGCGTCGGCGCAACGTTCCGCCGGTCCAATGCAGGCCGCCGTGACCGCACCGTGCAAGCTTCCATCTCCGCTAACCATCAGGATTACGCCGCCTATGAAGCGTTCACTGCGACGCTGGCCGGAAGCATCTCGCGGGTATCCACGCCGATCTTCCAGAAGCGCTGGACATGGTCCTATGGATTTGAAGTGCTCGCATCGAATGAAAAGACGCTGAATCTGGCTACAGGCGACAGCTCCCGGCTAACATACTTCATCGGCGCTCTGCCGGGTCAGTTGGGGTATGATCTCTCCGACGATCTGCTTAACCCGACCAAGGGAATGCGCGCCACCATTCGGGTTTCGCCCGAGGCTTCGCTGCAAGGGAATGTGTCTCCCTATGTCCGCGCGTCGTTCGACCTGTCGGGCTATTACCCGGTTTCGGACAGCCTCGTCATCGCGGCGCGGACCCGGCTTGGTACGATCAGCGGCACTTCGCTCGACAATGTCGCGCCGTCCCGCAGGATATACGCGGGCGGCGGCGGATCGGTGCGCGGGTTCGGATTTCAGGAACTGGGACCAAAGGACGCGAACAATGATCCGGTCGGCGGACGTTCGGTGAACGAGTTCGCTGTCGAGGCGCGCTATCGGTTCGGGAACTTCGGGATCGTGCCGTTCCTTGATGCGGGCCAGGTCTATAACGGCTCCATACCCAAATTCTCGGACATCCGGTTCGGGGCGGGTATCGGCGGTCGCTTCTATACCAATTTCGGACCGTTTCGCGCAGACGTCGCCATGCCGCTCAATCGGCAACCCGGCGAATCAAAGGTCGCCGTGTATATCGGCATCGGACAGGCATTTTGA
- a CDS encoding serine hydrolase domain-containing protein has product MTQTAVSAESVGFDVARLARIVPFLEKNFMASGLLPHAQLLISREEQPVLSASLGQARDGGPALGEDALFRIASMTKPITSVAFMMLVEEGLAALDTPVHDVLPEFSEIRVRTGGGEDGTPFTTRRADSPMRMIDLLRHTSGLTYSFQEQSPIDAAYAAQKLDVFHQPRTSDEFISAVSQLPLEFSPGCGWNYSISTDVLGIIIERLSGIALPDFFSDRIFAPLGMADTFFTLTASHEPRLTDAWQIDDAGTRTLYDRGASSRWRLPLKCYSGGGGLISSTNDYHRFCQMLLRGGELDGARILSPKTVALMTANHLPDGGDLAANSQSLFSESQYAGVGFGLGFAVTQDPAATMIPGSVGEYNWGGMLSTFFFVDPVERLIAVFMTQVMPSSAVQVRRALKTLIYAAMTESRA; this is encoded by the coding sequence ATGACACAAACTGCGGTTTCAGCAGAATCAGTGGGCTTCGATGTCGCGCGACTGGCGCGGATCGTCCCCTTCCTTGAAAAAAATTTCATGGCGTCCGGCCTGCTTCCGCATGCCCAGTTGCTGATATCCCGGGAAGAGCAACCCGTGCTGTCCGCAAGCCTGGGGCAAGCGCGGGACGGCGGCCCCGCGTTAGGCGAAGATGCTTTGTTCAGGATCGCTTCCATGACGAAGCCGATAACGTCGGTCGCCTTCATGATGCTGGTGGAGGAAGGACTCGCTGCGCTCGATACGCCCGTCCACGACGTCCTGCCTGAGTTTTCTGAAATCAGAGTCAGAACCGGAGGCGGCGAAGACGGGACGCCGTTCACTACGCGTCGAGCAGACTCGCCGATGCGCATGATCGATCTGTTGCGGCACACGTCCGGCCTTACGTACAGCTTTCAGGAACAAAGTCCCATCGACGCCGCCTACGCCGCGCAAAAGCTGGACGTGTTCCATCAACCGCGTACGTCGGACGAATTCATATCCGCCGTATCCCAATTGCCGCTCGAATTTTCACCCGGCTGCGGTTGGAACTATTCCATATCGACTGACGTGCTGGGGATAATCATCGAGCGGCTTTCCGGGATCGCCCTCCCGGATTTCTTCTCTGATCGTATCTTTGCGCCGCTAGGAATGGCCGACACGTTCTTCACGCTGACAGCCAGCCATGAGCCGCGTCTGACCGATGCCTGGCAGATCGATGATGCTGGAACACGCACTCTTTACGATCGCGGCGCGAGCAGCCGTTGGCGTTTGCCGCTCAAATGCTATTCGGGCGGCGGCGGATTGATCTCTTCGACCAATGATTATCATCGTTTCTGCCAGATGTTGCTGCGTGGAGGCGAACTGGACGGCGCGCGTATCCTCTCGCCCAAAACCGTCGCACTGATGACGGCGAACCATCTGCCGGACGGCGGAGACCTTGCGGCCAATTCGCAATCCCTGTTCAGCGAAAGCCAGTATGCCGGAGTTGGATTTGGCCTCGGTTTTGCCGTCACTCAAGATCCCGCCGCCACGATGATCCCTGGGTCGGTAGGCGAGTATAATTGGGGCGGAATGCTATCGACCTTCTTCTTTGTCGACCCCGTGGAACGGCTGATTGCCGTATTCATGACGCAAGTCATGCCGTCCAGCGCCGTCCAGGTGCGCCGCGCACTGAAGACGCTGATCTATGCGGCGATGACGGAAAGTCGCGCGTAG